One segment of Candidatus Aegiribacteria sp. DNA contains the following:
- a CDS encoding polysaccharide pyruvyl transferase family protein, whose product MKKIFTSSWGQLEKGGSNAGDEAIFASQIQDISTLDDVQIGVMSAVPAKTEKIYGVKPFDVARGKLRAMTHGVKWSDVVIVGGGELAQDKSSLLYTPFNLHPIRLAKRFGKPVFAWSIGIGQENELARWTPGQLRKWLGYCSGVTVRDRPSLEILLDLGLNQEKVKLSSDSTFTLAGDYALPHGTSEILGVALRNVSNRQGNILPLEIRRKLGLYREPDVSGIRRKWADLLDRHIEIHGGEIRFFPFHTGSLSNSDDSECEAVMAMMKHSDHATVIMPTDIRSFLTRISESRVFLTVPLHGSILSVVTGTIPIAVPYASKGYRFMEEAGIANLTVDSSSENWDDELSVLLDRTWDSSRDILQTLVEKRSELAEKCTLNLKLFRQTCLQQ is encoded by the coding sequence ATGAAAAAGATATTCACTTCCTCCTGGGGACAGTTGGAAAAAGGTGGTTCAAATGCAGGCGATGAGGCAATTTTCGCCTCACAGATCCAGGATATCTCCACTCTTGACGATGTTCAGATAGGAGTGATGTCCGCTGTTCCTGCGAAAACGGAAAAGATATACGGGGTTAAGCCATTCGATGTAGCCAGGGGCAAACTCCGGGCGATGACCCACGGAGTGAAGTGGTCCGATGTTGTTATCGTGGGCGGAGGGGAACTGGCTCAGGACAAATCATCTCTTCTGTACACACCTTTCAATCTGCATCCCATCAGACTGGCAAAACGTTTCGGAAAACCGGTTTTCGCGTGGTCGATAGGTATCGGACAGGAGAACGAACTTGCCAGATGGACGCCGGGACAGCTTCGGAAGTGGCTTGGGTACTGCAGCGGAGTTACCGTAAGGGACAGGCCTTCTCTTGAAATACTTCTTGATCTCGGGCTGAATCAGGAAAAAGTCAAACTGTCATCAGATTCCACATTTACCCTTGCCGGCGATTACGCTCTCCCCCACGGTACATCGGAAATTCTTGGCGTGGCTTTACGAAATGTATCCAATAGACAGGGTAACATTCTCCCGCTTGAGATAAGAAGAAAACTCGGCCTTTACAGGGAACCGGACGTATCAGGCATAAGAAGAAAATGGGCAGATCTCCTTGACAGACACATCGAAATCCATGGAGGGGAAATCCGCTTTTTCCCTTTCCATACAGGAAGCCTCTCTAATTCGGACGATTCAGAATGCGAAGCTGTTATGGCCATGATGAAGCACAGTGATCATGCAACTGTAATCATGCCCACCGATATCAGGAGTTTTCTGACAAGGATATCCGAATCACGTGTATTCCTTACCGTCCCTCTTCACGGATCGATACTCTCTGTGGTTACCGGTACCATTCCGATTGCCGTGCCGTACGCCTCAAAGGGTTACAGATTCATGGAGGAGGCAGGTATTGCCAACCTTACCGTTGATTCGTCTTCAGAGAACTGGGACGATGAATTGAGCGTTTTGCTAGATAGAACCTGGGACTCTTCCCGGGATATACTTCAGACACTGGTTGAGAAGAGAAGCGAACTGGCTGAAAAATGCACACTGAATCT